One stretch of Pararhizobium qamdonense DNA includes these proteins:
- a CDS encoding creatininase family protein, producing the protein MTVPAPHWKDNVSDLAPAARKDWIAVLPLGAHEQHGPHLPFETDTLIAEGLAERVIARLPPALPVTFLPTEPTGYSIEHADTPGTRSLAYDEAVKRWIGMSQNLHEKGIRKFVMLNAHGGNSPLMTIVATEARVRFGMLAVATSWTRFGQPEGWIRAEDKAIDIHGGDIETSVMLAMYPDKVDMAKAERFTSRQSEFASRFKHLRAYGPHAFGWKMPDLNEQGAAGDASAATATRGEQLIAHAVDGIIELLEDVRDFDVDELK; encoded by the coding sequence ATGACAGTCCCCGCACCGCATTGGAAAGACAATGTTTCCGATCTCGCGCCCGCAGCGCGAAAGGACTGGATCGCCGTCCTGCCGCTCGGCGCCCACGAACAGCACGGGCCGCACCTGCCGTTTGAAACCGACACACTGATTGCGGAAGGACTGGCCGAGCGGGTGATCGCCCGCCTGCCCCCCGCCCTGCCCGTCACATTCCTGCCCACCGAACCCACCGGCTATTCGATCGAACATGCGGATACGCCAGGCACGCGTTCGCTGGCCTATGACGAGGCGGTGAAGCGCTGGATCGGCATGTCGCAAAACCTCCACGAAAAGGGCATCCGCAAATTCGTCATGCTCAATGCCCATGGCGGCAATTCACCGCTGATGACCATTGTCGCGACGGAAGCGCGCGTACGGTTTGGCATGCTGGCGGTGGCCACCAGCTGGACCCGCTTCGGTCAACCGGAGGGCTGGATCCGCGCGGAAGACAAGGCAATCGACATTCACGGCGGCGACATCGAGACATCCGTGATGCTGGCCATGTACCCGGACAAGGTGGATATGGCGAAAGCGGAGCGCTTTACGTCGCGCCAATCCGAATTCGCCAGCCGTTTCAAACATCTGCGCGCTTATGGCCCGCATGCCTTCGGCTGGAAGATGCCGGACCTCAACGAACAGGGCGCCGCCGGTGACGCATCGGCTGCGACAGCGACGCGTGGCGAGCAGCTGATTGCGCACGCGGTAGACGGGATCATCGAACTGTTGGAGGATGTGAGAGATTTTGACGTGGACGAATTGAAATAA
- a CDS encoding MarR family winged helix-turn-helix transcriptional regulator: protein MGKKSKAEKKAKGAKKKHHDVEVHAQDLASVLVQAARSMRTVLSRNLLESGLYAGQDGVMLALAETDGLTAGVLAMKLGVKAPTMTRTIGRMEAQGFLERRADDEDARLTKVYLTTLGRDRLQTITEAGKTSEDMATKGLTEKQIKTLMKLLRAVDGNLQGTVAVE, encoded by the coding sequence ATGGGAAAGAAGAGCAAGGCCGAAAAGAAAGCCAAGGGTGCCAAGAAAAAGCATCACGACGTCGAGGTCCACGCACAGGACCTCGCCTCGGTGCTGGTCCAGGCGGCGCGTTCGATGCGCACGGTGCTGTCGCGCAACCTGCTTGAAAGCGGGCTCTATGCGGGACAGGACGGGGTGATGCTGGCTTTGGCCGAAACCGACGGGCTGACCGCCGGGGTTTTGGCGATGAAGCTCGGCGTCAAGGCGCCGACCATGACCCGGACCATCGGCCGCATGGAAGCCCAGGGTTTCCTGGAGCGGCGGGCCGACGACGAGGATGCGAGACTGACCAAGGTCTATCTGACGACGCTCGGCCGCGACCGGCTGCAGACCATTACAGAGGCCGGCAAGACCTCTGAGGACATGGCGACCAAAGGCCTTACCGAAAAGCAGATCAAGACCCTGATGAAGCTGCTGCGTGCTGTCGATGGCAATCTTCAGGGAACAGTGGCCGTAGAATAG
- a CDS encoding LacI family DNA-binding transcriptional regulator encodes MAQKIKLSTIAETLGVSTATVSLALRDSPLVAAMTRDKIKEQARALGYIYNRRAASLRTSRSGIIGVVVHDIMNPFYGEILKAIEAELDRDRQTFILSNHYDSVEKQRAFIETLLQLGGDGVIMSPAIGTPPEDIQLAEDNGMPAILIARSIEGVDVPIFRGDDAYGISLATNHLISLGHRVIAMVGGTDQTSTGRDRYQGYVNALRKANIDVDPDLRIPGPRSMQGGFEAAVHLLSLPQKPTAVVCWNDLVAIGMMNGIARAGLVPGRDVSVTGYDDLEEASIATPALTTVWNGQSDVGRSAARALLDKLNGSHEPDGIHLIKPEMRIRQSTGPLRPNPTE; translated from the coding sequence GTGGCGCAGAAGATCAAGCTCTCCACCATTGCGGAAACGCTGGGTGTGTCCACGGCAACCGTTTCACTGGCATTGCGCGATAGCCCGCTCGTGGCTGCCATGACCCGCGACAAGATCAAGGAGCAGGCCCGCGCGCTCGGCTATATCTACAATCGCCGCGCCGCCAGCCTTCGCACCTCCCGCTCCGGCATTATCGGCGTCGTCGTGCACGACATCATGAACCCGTTCTACGGCGAAATCCTGAAAGCCATCGAGGCCGAACTGGACCGCGACCGGCAGACGTTCATTCTCTCCAACCATTATGATTCCGTCGAAAAGCAGCGCGCCTTCATCGAGACGCTGCTGCAACTCGGCGGCGATGGCGTCATCATGTCGCCGGCGATCGGTACGCCGCCGGAAGATATTCAGCTGGCGGAGGACAATGGCATGCCGGCCATCCTGATCGCCCGCTCGATCGAGGGCGTGGACGTGCCGATTTTCCGCGGTGACGATGCCTATGGCATTTCGCTTGCCACCAATCACCTGATCAGCCTTGGCCACCGCGTTATCGCCATGGTCGGCGGCACCGATCAGACCTCGACCGGCCGCGACCGCTATCAAGGTTACGTCAATGCGCTGCGCAAGGCCAATATCGACGTCGATCCGGACCTGCGCATTCCCGGTCCCCGCTCGATGCAGGGCGGCTTCGAGGCGGCGGTGCATCTGCTCTCCTTGCCGCAGAAACCCACAGCCGTCGTCTGCTGGAACGATCTGGTCGCCATCGGCATGATGAACGGCATTGCCCGCGCTGGCCTTGTGCCCGGCCGCGATGTTTCGGTGACCGGCTATGACGATCTGGAGGAAGCCTCGATCGCAACGCCGGCGCTCACCACCGTCTGGAACGGTCAGTCGGATGTCGGCCGCAGTGCCGCCCGCGCGCTGCTCGACAAGCTGAATGGCAGCCATGAGCCGGATGGTATCCACCTGATCAAGCCGGAAATGCGGATCCGTCAATCGACCGGTCCGCTCCGGCCCAATCCCACAGAGTAA
- a CDS encoding 2-hydroxyacid dehydrogenase, translated as MSNNRQRILVPGKMNQRVLDRLPDHFDPVFIAATDPALVTAELSSSVAGIAVQGKIPAEFVDAFPKLEIIANFGVGYDGVDAVHAAERSVMVTNTPDVLTEEVADTAIGLLLNTVRCFPVAEQWLRQGRWVKEGAFVLTPLTLRGRTVGLYGLGRIGLAIAKRLEAFGVSIAYHTRTPREGLAYTHYTTLKSMAEAVDTIIVIVPGTESTRRTVNAEVLQALGPQGVLINVGRGTTVDEEALIDALQRGVIAAAGLDVFENEPHVPEALLSLPNVSLLPHVASASQATRDAMADLVVDNLVAWFETGAALTPVPETPFKRKTA; from the coding sequence ATGTCGAATAACCGCCAGCGTATTCTCGTGCCTGGAAAAATGAACCAGCGCGTGCTCGACCGTTTGCCTGACCATTTCGACCCCGTTTTCATCGCCGCCACCGATCCAGCGCTGGTCACGGCCGAGCTTTCGTCCAGCGTTGCCGGCATCGCAGTCCAGGGTAAAATTCCAGCCGAATTCGTTGATGCATTTCCCAAGCTGGAAATCATCGCCAATTTCGGCGTCGGCTATGATGGCGTGGACGCTGTGCATGCGGCAGAGCGTAGTGTCATGGTGACCAACACGCCGGATGTGCTGACGGAAGAGGTCGCCGATACCGCTATTGGCCTGCTGCTCAATACGGTCCGGTGTTTCCCGGTTGCCGAACAGTGGCTGCGTCAGGGACGCTGGGTCAAGGAGGGCGCGTTTGTTCTCACGCCGTTGACGCTGCGCGGCCGCACCGTCGGTCTCTATGGCCTCGGCCGGATCGGACTGGCGATTGCCAAGCGGCTGGAAGCCTTCGGTGTCTCCATTGCCTATCATACCCGCACGCCGCGCGAGGGGCTGGCCTATACACACTACACGACGTTGAAGAGCATGGCGGAAGCGGTTGATACGATCATCGTCATCGTGCCCGGAACCGAGAGCACCCGCAGGACCGTCAATGCCGAGGTGTTGCAAGCCCTGGGGCCGCAGGGTGTATTGATCAATGTCGGACGCGGCACGACCGTGGATGAGGAGGCACTCATCGATGCCCTGCAGCGCGGCGTTATTGCTGCCGCCGGTCTCGATGTCTTTGAGAATGAACCCCACGTTCCCGAGGCTCTTCTTTCTCTGCCGAATGTCTCGCTTCTGCCGCATGTCGCCTCGGCCTCGCAGGCGACGCGCGATGCCATGGCCGATCTGGTGGTGGACAATCTGGTTGCCTGGTTTGAAACCGGTGCAGCATTGACGCCGGTCCCGGAAACGCCGTTCAAGCGGAAGACGGCGTAA
- a CDS encoding gamma-glutamyl-gamma-aminobutyrate hydrolase family protein, with product MPKPVVAIPADFRTFDGNVWHATPHQYVRAAVEGSGVMTFLVPALENGNDADEILDRVDGVLVSGSRTNVHPSLYGQEATEADGPFDPGRDATSLPLIRRALERGVPVLAICRGIQELNVALGGTLASEIQDMPGISDHRKPDVPDLDIAYGIRQNVLVKEGSCLASILGAGAVQVNSLHRQAISKAAPRLAVEAVAEDGTVEAVSVIDAKAFAVGVQWHPEYWVGKDTPSSTLFEAFGDAVRAYAAAKTKG from the coding sequence GTGCCAAAACCGGTTGTAGCCATACCCGCTGACTTCAGGACATTCGACGGCAATGTCTGGCATGCCACGCCGCATCAATATGTTCGTGCCGCCGTCGAAGGCTCCGGCGTGATGACCTTCCTCGTTCCGGCCCTTGAGAATGGCAATGATGCCGATGAAATCCTCGACCGGGTGGATGGCGTGCTGGTCAGCGGATCGCGCACGAATGTTCATCCCTCGCTCTATGGTCAGGAGGCGACGGAGGCCGATGGCCCGTTCGATCCGGGCCGCGACGCCACAAGCTTGCCGCTGATCCGGCGGGCGCTGGAACGCGGCGTGCCGGTGCTTGCCATCTGCCGCGGCATTCAGGAACTGAACGTTGCGCTGGGCGGTACGCTGGCAAGCGAAATCCAGGACATGCCCGGCATTTCCGATCACCGCAAGCCCGATGTGCCGGATCTCGATATCGCCTACGGCATCCGCCAGAATGTCCTCGTCAAGGAAGGCAGCTGCCTCGCCTCCATTCTTGGCGCCGGCGCAGTGCAGGTCAATTCGCTGCACCGGCAGGCAATCTCGAAGGCTGCCCCCCGGTTGGCCGTCGAGGCCGTCGCCGAGGATGGCACTGTCGAGGCCGTATCGGTCATCGACGCCAAAGCGTTTGCTGTCGGCGTGCAATGGCATCCGGAATATTGGGTCGGCAAGGACACACCGTCCTCGACCCTGTTTGAGGCATTCGGCGATGCCGTTCGCGCCTATGCGGCGGCCAAGACGAAGGGTTGA